In Diabrotica undecimpunctata isolate CICGRU chromosome 4, icDiaUnde3, whole genome shotgun sequence, a single genomic region encodes these proteins:
- the LOC140439606 gene encoding uncharacterized protein isoform X1 has translation MEVKQEVMEETCKIEIVDNEVHNAFLNTFKTEIKEEPYTESAHTAFDYLNYKKDPFLKTEIEYDEDKQCLLKVKQTHESFMCEDIPTDENNELKDRIISNQLNQSITAIKRVNAVEKSFTRKFYTEQFQQSSDLTRHLSIHNEEKLYLCKICTKQFLHSSKLQDHMITHTVKKPFACEICSKQFSQNTHLKDHISTHSQAKPFACEICTSQFSRSFNLKLHMRLHTGQKPFVCEICTKQFSHSYYLKLHMKMHTGEKEFPCEICSKQFSQSAHLKVHMVTHTGDKPFACKVCTKRFTQSSSLKVHMKIHTGESQFECELCTKQFSHRYTLKLHMKIHTGDNLFACKICPKKFTRNTDLTRHLCVHTREKPCVCEICTKQFSRSSNLKVHMRTHTGEKPFACEICSKQFLQNIHLKAHILTHTQEKPFACEICTRQFSRSSTLKLHMRVHTGER, from the exons atggaagtaaaacaagaagTTATGGAAGAGACGTGTAAAATAGAAATAGTTGATAACGAGGTGCATAATGCTTTTCTTAATACCTTTAAAACTGAGATTAAGGAAGAACCCTATACAGAAAGTGCACATACTGCTTTCGATTATTTAAACTATAAGAAAGATCCTTTTTTAAAGACAGAAATAGAATACGATGAAGATAAACAGTGTCTCCTTAAAGTAAAACAAACACATGAAA GTTTCATGTGTGAAGATATACCAACTGATGAAAACAACGAATTGAAAGATCGTATTATAAGTAACCAATTGAACCAATCTATAACTGCCATCAAGAGGGTGAACGCTGTAGAAAAATCTTTTACGCGTAAATTTTACACCGAACAGTTTCAACAAAGTTCCGATTTAACAAGACACTTGAGCATACACAATGAAGAAAAACtgtatttatgtaaaatatgcacaaaacaatttttacatagttCTAAATTACAAGATCACATGATAACGCATACTGTGAaaaaaccttttgcatgtgagaTATGTTCTAAACAGTTTTCACAAAATACTCATTTAAAAGATCATATATCAACGCATTCTCAAGCAAAACcatttgcatgtgaaatttgtacTAGTCAGTTTTCAAGAAGTTTCAATTTAAAATTACATATGAGGTTGCATACTGGACAAAAACCGTTTGTATGTGAAATATGCACCAAGCAGTTTTCACACAGTTATTATTTAAAACTACATATGAaaatgcacactggagaaaaagaATTTCCATGTGAAATATGCTCCAAACAGTTTTCTCAAAGTGCTCACTTAAAAGTTCATATGGTAACGCATACTGGTGACAAACCTTTTGCGTGTAAAGTTTGCACCAAACGGTTTACACAAAGTTCTTCTTTAAAAGTACATATgaaaatacacactggagaaagtCAATTTGAATGTGAATTATGCACCAAACAGTTTTCACATCGTTATACTTTAAAACTACATATGAAAATTCACACTGGCGACAACCTTTTTGCGTGTAAAATTTGTCCGAAAAAATTTACACGAAATACTGATTTAACAAGACATTTGTGTGTACATACTCGAGAAAAACCATGTGTATGCGAAATATGCACGAAACAGTTTTCACGTAGTTCTAACTTAAAAGTTCACATGAGAacgcacactggggaaaaaccttttgcatgtgaaatatGTTCCAAACAGTTTTTacaaaatattcatttaaaagCCCATATATTAACGCATACTCAAGAAAAACcatttgcatgtgaaatttgtacCAGGCAATTTTCAAGAAGTTCTACTTTAAAATtacatatgagagtgcatactggggAAAGATAA
- the LOC140439606 gene encoding uncharacterized protein isoform X3, with the protein MCEDIPTDENNELKDRIISNQLNQSITAIKRVNAVEKSFTRKFYTEQFQQSSDLTRHLSIHNEEKLYLCKICTKQFLHSSKLQDHMITHTVKKPFACEICSKQFSQNTHLKDHISTHSQAKPFACEICTSQFSRSFNLKLHMRLHTGQKPFVCEICTKQFSHSYYLKLHMKMHTGEKEFPCEICSKQFSQSAHLKVHMVTHTGDKPFACKVCTKRFTQSSSLKVHMKIHTGESQFECELCTKQFSHRYTLKLHMKIHTGDNLFACKICPKKFTRNTDLTRHLCVHTREKPCVCEICTKQFSRSSNLKVHMRTHTGEKPFACEICSKQFLQNIHLKAHILTHTQEKPFACEICTRQFSRSSTLKLHMRVHTGER; encoded by the coding sequence ATGTGTGAAGATATACCAACTGATGAAAACAACGAATTGAAAGATCGTATTATAAGTAACCAATTGAACCAATCTATAACTGCCATCAAGAGGGTGAACGCTGTAGAAAAATCTTTTACGCGTAAATTTTACACCGAACAGTTTCAACAAAGTTCCGATTTAACAAGACACTTGAGCATACACAATGAAGAAAAACtgtatttatgtaaaatatgcacaaaacaatttttacatagttCTAAATTACAAGATCACATGATAACGCATACTGTGAaaaaaccttttgcatgtgagaTATGTTCTAAACAGTTTTCACAAAATACTCATTTAAAAGATCATATATCAACGCATTCTCAAGCAAAACcatttgcatgtgaaatttgtacTAGTCAGTTTTCAAGAAGTTTCAATTTAAAATTACATATGAGGTTGCATACTGGACAAAAACCGTTTGTATGTGAAATATGCACCAAGCAGTTTTCACACAGTTATTATTTAAAACTACATATGAaaatgcacactggagaaaaagaATTTCCATGTGAAATATGCTCCAAACAGTTTTCTCAAAGTGCTCACTTAAAAGTTCATATGGTAACGCATACTGGTGACAAACCTTTTGCGTGTAAAGTTTGCACCAAACGGTTTACACAAAGTTCTTCTTTAAAAGTACATATgaaaatacacactggagaaagtCAATTTGAATGTGAATTATGCACCAAACAGTTTTCACATCGTTATACTTTAAAACTACATATGAAAATTCACACTGGCGACAACCTTTTTGCGTGTAAAATTTGTCCGAAAAAATTTACACGAAATACTGATTTAACAAGACATTTGTGTGTACATACTCGAGAAAAACCATGTGTATGCGAAATATGCACGAAACAGTTTTCACGTAGTTCTAACTTAAAAGTTCACATGAGAacgcacactggggaaaaaccttttgcatgtgaaatatGTTCCAAACAGTTTTTacaaaatattcatttaaaagCCCATATATTAACGCATACTCAAGAAAAACcatttgcatgtgaaatttgtacCAGGCAATTTTCAAGAAGTTCTACTTTAAAATtacatatgagagtgcatactggggAAAGATAA
- the LOC140439606 gene encoding uncharacterized protein isoform X2, with protein MEVKQEVMEETCKIEIVDNEVHNAFLNTFKTEIKEEPYTESAHTAFDYLNYKKDPFLKTEIEYDEDKQCLLKVKQTHESFMCEDIETDETNELKEHIISHQLNQCTTDVRKVNTMEKYFECQNCFKKYTRKKNLTRHLKEHNRPNPATCKICSKQFAHNSTLRVHMNIHSSDKLLTCQICTKNFVTNKDLKRHMMVHTGEKPFACEICPKQFSQSAHLKVHMMTHTGEKPFSCEVCTKQFTQSSSLKVHMQIHTGESQFDCKMCTKQFSHSSSLKLNMKMHTEDNLFACKICPKKFTRNRDLTRHLFVHTGGKQFLCEICLKQFSRGSSLKLHMNMHTRDNLFACEICLKQFLRNRDLTRHLCVHTEEKLFMCEICTKQFSRGSSLKQHMKSHTGDIHFARKIKFSTSTKHI; from the exons atggaagtaaaacaagaagTTATGGAAGAGACGTGTAAAATAGAAATAGTTGATAACGAGGTGCATAATGCTTTTCTTAATACCTTTAAAACTGAGATTAAGGAAGAACCCTATACAGAAAGTGCACATACTGCTTTCGATTATTTAAACTATAAGAAAGATCCTTTTTTAAAGACAGAAATAGAATACGATGAAGATAAACAGTGTCTCCTTAAAGTAAAACAAACACATGAAA GTTTCATGTGTGAAGATATAGAAACTGATGAAACCAACGAATTAAAAGAACATATTATAAGTCATCAATTGAATCAATGTACAACTGATGTTAGGAAAGTGAATACTATGGAAAAATATTTTGAGTgtcaaaattgttttaaaaagtatacaagaaagaaaaatttGACTAGACATCTAAAAGAGCACAACAGGCCAAATCCTGCCACGTGTAAAATTTGCTCAAAACAATTTGCACACAATTCCACCTTGCGTGTTCACATGAATATACATTCTTCTGACAAACTTCTTACATGTCAAATTTGCACCAAAaattttgtaacaaataaagaTTTAAAAAGACATATGATGgtacatactggtgaaaaaccttttgcatgtgaaatatGTCCGAAACAGTTTTCACAAAGTGCTCATTTAAAAGTTCATATGATGacgcatactggtgaaaaaccttttTCGTGTGAAGTTTGCACTAAACAGTTTACACAAAGTTCTTCTTTAAAAGTACATATGcaaatacacactggagaaagcCAATTTGATTGTAAAATGTGCACTAAACAGTTTTCACACAGTTCTTCTTTAAAACTAAATATGAAAATGCATACTGAAGATAACCTTTTTGCGTGTAAAATTTGCCCCAAAAAATTTACGCGAAATCGTGATTTAACAAGACATTTGTTTGTACACACTGGAGGAAAACAATTTTTATGCGAAATATGCTTGAAACAGTTTTCACGGGGTTCTTCGTTAAAATTACATATGAATATGCACACCAGAGACAACCTTTTTGCGTGTGAAATTTGTCTCAAACAATTTTTACGAAATCGCGATTTAACAAGACATTTGTGTGTACATACTGAAGAAAAACTATTTATGTGCGAAATATGCACAAAACAGTTTTCACGAGGCTCTTCTTTAAAACAACATATGAAATCGCATACTGGAGACATTCATTTTGCAAGAAAAATTAAGTTTTCAACAAGTACCAAACACATATAG